One window from the genome of Leptospira johnsonii encodes:
- a CDS encoding ABC transporter ATP-binding protein, with translation MPQFAIEIEHLRKFYPKVKALQGIDLKIPQGGIFGLLGQNGAGKTTLVRILLGFSKQTEGYCKVLGLEPSPHARTKIGYLPERMAVPTYLSGREFLEASFKLALVPSSIAKKKSNEFLEKLGLAEAADRKISTYSKGMLQRLGLANALGAEPELLLLDEPGTGLDPAGYKEFRELILEENQKRGVTILINSHRLLEVEQICTEIGILHKGNLMAQGKLDELKQGKDRIRIRLESAPESYLEEISLEHKIDGKTWEIRPKPEVDLKKLPAILVEKGAEIFLYERKTESLEDVFFRLTQGSGENGGSN, from the coding sequence ATGCCTCAATTTGCAATTGAAATAGAGCACCTACGCAAATTTTATCCGAAAGTAAAAGCATTACAAGGAATTGATCTAAAAATTCCTCAAGGCGGGATTTTCGGTCTTCTCGGCCAGAATGGTGCCGGCAAAACTACATTGGTCCGTATTCTACTTGGGTTTTCCAAACAGACCGAAGGTTACTGTAAAGTTTTGGGTTTGGAACCTTCTCCGCATGCTAGAACTAAGATCGGTTATCTTCCGGAAAGAATGGCGGTCCCTACTTATTTGAGTGGGAGAGAATTTTTAGAAGCGAGTTTCAAACTTGCGTTGGTACCTTCTTCCATTGCAAAAAAGAAAAGTAACGAGTTCTTAGAAAAGTTGGGATTGGCAGAAGCTGCTGATCGAAAGATTTCCACTTACTCCAAGGGCATGCTCCAAAGATTAGGGCTTGCAAATGCGCTTGGCGCAGAACCTGAACTTTTACTTTTAGATGAGCCTGGCACCGGTTTGGATCCAGCAGGTTATAAAGAATTTAGAGAATTAATTTTAGAAGAGAATCAAAAAAGAGGGGTCACCATTCTGATCAACTCTCATCGCTTGTTGGAAGTGGAACAGATCTGCACTGAGATTGGTATCCTTCATAAAGGAAACCTAATGGCCCAGGGCAAGTTGGACGAATTAAAACAAGGCAAGGATAGGATACGTATTCGATTGGAATCCGCGCCTGAATCATATTTGGAAGAGATCTCTTTGGAACATAAGATAGATGGAAAAACATGGGAAATACGTCCTAAGCCTGAAGTAGATCTGAAAAAACTTCCTGCGATTTTAGTGGAGAAGGGAGCGGAAATTTTCCTCTACGAAAGAAAGACCGAATCTTTGGAAGATGTATTCTTTAGACTTACACAAGGTTCCGGCGAAAATGGAGGATCGAATTGA
- the sixA gene encoding phosphohistidine phosphatase SixA, translating to MKIIIARHGEADPHSEDGKDSSRVLTPKGITDIEKMARFFQTGFKIKKIYHSPYVRTKASAEIYTKILKPELETESAEYLLPGEDYFRICPLLKDNSNSDAILLVGHSPDVSSFAETLLGISGVGKSFLFTPGSALAVNIPREKFQGGQIIWFVSPDFLC from the coding sequence ATGAAGATTATCATAGCTCGACATGGGGAAGCCGATCCCCATTCAGAAGACGGCAAAGATTCCTCCAGGGTGCTCACTCCTAAAGGGATCACAGATATCGAAAAGATGGCACGGTTCTTTCAGACCGGATTTAAGATCAAAAAGATCTATCATAGCCCATATGTTCGCACCAAAGCAAGTGCGGAAATTTATACCAAGATCCTAAAGCCAGAGTTAGAAACCGAATCCGCAGAATATCTTCTTCCTGGAGAAGATTACTTCAGGATCTGTCCTCTCCTCAAAGACAATTCCAATTCGGATGCCATCCTTTTAGTGGGCCATAGCCCAGACGTAAGTTCTTTTGCCGAAACTCTTTTGGGAATTTCAGGAGTAGGAAAATCTTTTCTATTCACTCCTGGTTCTGCACTTGCAGTGAATATTCCTAGAGAGAAATTCCAAGGAGGACAGATCATCTGGTTTGTATCTCCTGACTTTCTTTGCTGA
- a CDS encoding penicillin-binding transpeptidase domain-containing protein, with protein MFRFSEGKNSALGCFLLFQLSSLFFFTPLHSQNFSSKTITPNSDELILVTEVSSGGPRSEKVYGSSEFLKREYSPASTFKTYLVLSLLENHSIDPKEKIECSDKHIKDSPRLLDLRDALFYSSNDYFEKVFSKLGKEKLDLTLRKIGYLENFKSKVSGEDWWIDLVGLKHGGKIRLTPKKIHSSWTKIFENAYKLPKDIVEEWRKTLFWSECPEREANVYGKTGSWEGNFWFQGALLRSENDYVIYTILNRSKSGSRTGTIQRFYELTRCKVPSLE; from the coding sequence ATGTTTCGATTTTCAGAGGGAAAGAATTCCGCTCTAGGCTGCTTTTTACTCTTTCAACTATCTTCTCTTTTCTTTTTTACTCCTTTACATTCTCAAAATTTTTCTTCTAAAACCATAACACCTAACTCAGACGAGTTGATCCTCGTGACTGAGGTAAGTTCCGGTGGGCCAAGATCCGAAAAGGTATACGGTTCCTCCGAATTTCTGAAAAGGGAATATTCTCCTGCTTCTACCTTTAAAACCTACCTAGTTCTGTCTTTACTCGAGAATCATAGCATCGATCCGAAAGAAAAGATAGAATGCTCAGACAAACATATCAAGGATTCTCCGAGGCTTTTAGATCTGAGAGATGCGCTGTTTTATTCTTCCAATGATTATTTCGAAAAAGTGTTTTCTAAGTTAGGAAAGGAAAAACTGGATCTTACACTACGCAAGATCGGTTATTTAGAAAATTTTAAATCGAAAGTAAGTGGAGAGGATTGGTGGATCGATCTTGTCGGCTTAAAACATGGCGGTAAGATCAGATTAACTCCTAAGAAAATACATTCTTCTTGGACAAAAATTTTTGAGAATGCTTACAAGCTTCCTAAAGACATTGTGGAAGAATGGAGAAAGACTCTTTTCTGGTCTGAATGCCCTGAAAGAGAGGCTAACGTGTATGGTAAGACTGGATCTTGGGAAGGAAACTTTTGGTTCCAAGGAGCTTTGCTAAGATCTGAAAACGATTATGTCATATACACGATCTTGAATAGAAGTAAATCGGGCTCCAGAACTGGAACGATCCAAAGATTTTATGAATTAACTAGATGTAAGGTTCCGAGTTTGGAATGA
- a CDS encoding LIMLP_16025 family protein yields MDNQKLNDIINAGIGAVQTSKEIFDKLLQDLNDGKEKVEQRFDELKAQGEKDLSENALKFKVPLAWGIVKIEEIRENILKQFLKK; encoded by the coding sequence ATGGACAACCAAAAACTAAACGATATAATCAATGCCGGGATTGGGGCCGTCCAGACTTCGAAAGAGATTTTCGATAAACTTCTCCAGGATCTAAACGACGGAAAGGAGAAGGTGGAGCAGAGATTCGACGAACTCAAAGCCCAGGGAGAGAAAGACCTGAGCGAGAATGCGTTAAAATTCAAAGTTCCTCTGGCTTGGGGAATCGTTAAAATAGAAGAGATTCGCGAGAATATCTTAAAACAATTTTTAAAGAAATGA
- a CDS encoding arylesterase: MRVSILPLIFAVLGLVFSNCSGDIKDIPLKGCSKISGMPGPEDLAIDRDAGLLYVSSHERRIKDQEGKIYFLDLNSSPLEPKLLEVEYPKNFRPHGISLLNQNGKYRLYVISHIALYKEHSIEVFERTEKPSAKSKAGKWKHVQTLQDPLVTSPNDLSVASENEIFVSNDHGEGGFMLYLFHDLFRMKRSEIAYFDGKSWSSLGNPVSLGNGILYVKRPDGKEILYRSSFNEGTVLKFDIKRENGKIKLGEPKSILLGSGPDNLEIDEKGNIFTVTHPSVMKFLKHASNAESHSPTKIFSISPDDSILEIFSNSGELISAGSTALTYKERVYIAQVFNDFILQCQL, from the coding sequence ATGCGAGTTTCCATTCTACCCTTAATATTTGCCGTTTTAGGCTTAGTTTTCAGTAATTGTTCCGGCGATATCAAAGATATCCCCTTAAAAGGCTGCTCTAAAATTTCCGGAATGCCAGGCCCGGAAGATTTGGCAATTGATAGGGACGCCGGACTTCTTTATGTATCTTCCCACGAAAGAAGGATCAAAGACCAAGAAGGAAAGATCTACTTTTTGGATCTGAATTCTTCTCCACTCGAACCCAAATTATTGGAAGTAGAGTATCCTAAAAACTTTAGACCCCACGGGATCAGTCTTCTGAACCAAAATGGAAAATATAGACTGTATGTGATCTCTCATATCGCTTTATACAAAGAACATTCTATCGAAGTTTTCGAAAGAACGGAAAAACCTTCCGCGAAGTCCAAAGCTGGAAAATGGAAACATGTCCAGACTCTACAAGATCCTTTGGTCACTAGTCCTAACGATCTTTCAGTCGCTTCCGAAAACGAAATTTTTGTTTCGAACGATCATGGTGAAGGTGGATTTATGCTCTATTTATTCCATGATCTTTTTAGAATGAAACGTTCCGAGATCGCGTACTTTGACGGCAAATCCTGGTCTTCCTTAGGAAATCCAGTTTCCTTGGGAAATGGGATCCTTTACGTAAAAAGACCGGACGGAAAAGAAATATTATATAGATCTTCCTTTAACGAAGGGACTGTTCTAAAATTCGATATCAAGAGAGAGAACGGAAAAATCAAATTAGGAGAACCTAAATCGATCCTGCTTGGAAGTGGGCCGGACAATCTGGAGATAGACGAAAAAGGGAATATTTTCACTGTTACCCATCCTTCTGTGATGAAATTCCTGAAACATGCGAGCAATGCGGAATCTCATTCTCCTACTAAAATATTTAGTATTTCTCCGGACGATTCAATCCTAGAAATTTTTTCTAACTCAGGTGAATTGATCTCTGCGGGAAGTACAGCGCTTACCTATAAGGAAAGAGTTTATATCGCTCAGGTATTCAACGATTTTATCCTTCAATGCCAATTATAA
- a CDS encoding acyl-CoA thioesterase translates to MSEEIIKSPKQSAAETRHIVMPDHTNHYGTLFGGTLMSWIDLIAVMVAQRHCGREAVTASVDKLNFMEPISLGDHVILKASANYAGRTSLEIGVQVSKENPYTGLVTRATTAYLTFVALDENKKPCPIPKIKPESDIEIRRYENAILRQEANRNLLKKIKDNGKV, encoded by the coding sequence ATGTCGGAAGAAATTATCAAATCACCGAAACAATCCGCTGCGGAAACCAGGCATATAGTTATGCCTGACCATACCAACCATTATGGTACCCTCTTCGGAGGGACCTTAATGTCCTGGATAGACTTGATCGCAGTGATGGTGGCGCAAAGACATTGTGGAAGAGAAGCTGTCACCGCAAGTGTGGATAAGCTGAATTTTATGGAACCGATCTCTTTGGGGGATCATGTGATCCTGAAGGCTTCCGCTAATTATGCAGGAAGGACTTCTTTGGAGATCGGTGTCCAGGTTTCTAAGGAAAATCCTTATACTGGGCTTGTGACCCGCGCTACAACCGCTTACCTCACATTCGTGGCCTTAGATGAGAATAAGAAGCCTTGCCCCATTCCCAAAATTAAACCTGAATCGGATATTGAGATCAGAAGATACGAAAATGCAATCCTAAGACAGGAAGCGAATCGGAACCTTTTGAAAAAGATCAAAGACAACGGAAAAGTTTAA
- a CDS encoding ArnT family glycosyltransferase codes for MGSPTSTEDRSSEIYGLIGLFFLSILSLLVFRISGLEFPPVWPDEVLFYSPSLDFAKNGLFRTEVLEGLVKGMETKTLWMPPVFFLLNGWVLKYGGEGLEVLRLFAAILSVASVWIFWFILKTFDYSPIARLGASLLLFTDLLFLRVGWTARMEALCLFWALLSLLVLARKARWKGEVPLQQYEAFLSGSFLGISFLSHPFGAIFGVPALLLIHQAKAWKVWMFWLGGALPILAWGIWIHPDWEIFFYQFGAQFGRKKDLFQSFSPITKIKVLLGGYESPGLRLFFYLALAYGLWVVRGEIKDKPKSAFFFSAWTVSILFFLILSTEYYYVMYLCIPLSALGGFFFERIRSRRVQFIAAILVFSNIAILVNAYKRIGFGNPEFDLKDRFYEVLGPELKGSKKMYLQTIPDPYFHIRKEYPNLKVLEFIPGELPIPKEDFIQTLDSIDTFVFSDRQKRNEFVQAYLEENSSKFRKFKITAEPSTLRKVANVEAEVYRRR; via the coding sequence ATGGGTTCCCCCACTAGTACAGAAGACCGATCTTCCGAAATTTACGGACTCATCGGTCTTTTCTTTTTATCCATATTATCCCTATTAGTATTTAGGATCTCCGGGTTGGAATTCCCACCGGTATGGCCTGACGAGGTCTTATTCTATTCTCCTTCCCTAGACTTTGCGAAGAATGGACTATTCCGCACGGAAGTATTAGAAGGTTTAGTAAAGGGAATGGAAACCAAAACACTTTGGATGCCTCCCGTCTTCTTTTTGTTAAACGGTTGGGTTCTAAAATACGGGGGAGAAGGTCTCGAAGTCCTAAGATTATTCGCTGCGATCTTGTCAGTTGCGAGCGTATGGATATTTTGGTTCATACTAAAAACATTCGATTACTCTCCGATTGCAAGACTTGGAGCTTCCTTACTTCTATTCACAGATTTATTGTTCTTAAGAGTAGGTTGGACCGCGAGAATGGAAGCGCTCTGTTTATTTTGGGCACTTCTATCTTTACTAGTACTTGCAAGAAAAGCCAGATGGAAAGGAGAAGTTCCTCTCCAACAATACGAAGCTTTCTTGTCAGGATCCTTTTTAGGGATCTCATTTTTATCACATCCATTCGGCGCAATCTTCGGAGTGCCTGCATTACTCTTGATCCACCAAGCAAAAGCTTGGAAGGTTTGGATGTTTTGGTTGGGTGGAGCATTGCCTATCTTGGCCTGGGGAATATGGATCCATCCTGATTGGGAAATTTTTTTCTACCAATTCGGAGCTCAGTTCGGACGTAAAAAAGATCTATTCCAGTCCTTCTCTCCGATCACAAAGATCAAAGTATTATTAGGCGGTTATGAATCTCCGGGGCTGAGATTATTCTTTTATTTGGCTCTGGCTTACGGGTTATGGGTGGTACGAGGAGAAATTAAGGATAAACCTAAGTCCGCATTCTTCTTCTCCGCTTGGACAGTTTCGATCTTATTCTTTTTGATCTTATCCACAGAATACTATTACGTAATGTATTTGTGTATTCCTTTGTCCGCTTTGGGAGGATTCTTTTTCGAAAGAATTCGAAGCAGAAGAGTGCAGTTTATCGCTGCTATATTAGTATTTTCCAATATAGCAATTTTGGTGAATGCTTATAAAAGAATAGGGTTCGGAAATCCTGAATTCGATCTAAAGGATAGGTTTTACGAGGTTTTAGGTCCTGAACTAAAAGGTTCTAAAAAGATGTATCTACAAACAATCCCGGATCCCTATTTTCATATCCGAAAAGAATATCCGAATCTGAAGGTATTGGAGTTTATCCCAGGTGAACTTCCTATCCCGAAAGAGGATTTTATCCAAACTCTGGACTCTATAGATACGTTCGTATTTTCAGACCGTCAAAAAAGGAATGAATTCGTGCAGGCGTATTTAGAAGAGAATTCTTCCAAGTTCCGAAAATTCAAAATTACTGCAGAACCTTCTACACTCAGAAAAGTAGCAAATGTAGAAGCAGAAGTATATCGCAGAAGATAA
- a CDS encoding STAS domain-containing protein, which produces MEIKTKKVGKHTLVQLDGRLDITHSDEVEAKLLDDVQAGTGDIIINLQNISYISSSGIRIFVGMVRELEKQNRKLKLCNITPNVKKVFDVVELLDLFEVYETEQEALATLK; this is translated from the coding sequence TTGGAAATTAAAACTAAAAAAGTAGGGAAACATACCCTAGTTCAATTGGATGGCAGGCTGGATATCACTCATTCGGACGAGGTAGAGGCAAAACTTCTAGACGATGTCCAAGCCGGAACTGGTGATATAATCATTAACTTGCAAAATATTTCTTATATATCTTCTTCCGGGATCAGGATCTTTGTAGGAATGGTCCGGGAACTCGAAAAGCAGAATAGAAAACTCAAACTCTGCAATATCACTCCTAATGTTAAAAAAGTTTTCGATGTTGTGGAATTGTTGGATCTTTTCGAAGTCTACGAAACCGAACAAGAAGCATTAGCTACATTAAAATAA
- a CDS encoding tyrosine-type recombinase/integrase, producing the protein MKKEKRIRTKILPEDNPALSKEEIRLLLNASRTHENHYLWFRMLYSFGLQLSELVSLRVEDLDWSHHKILIHHSQTLNPRSPSIPLSLRRDLWFISQGKQGEDFLFSGRMGKLRPRTVQKMFSKLEEMTGLPISVFRLRRSLASHLIEAGWDLESIQEQLGLSSQKSLRDLLGKKPKNAPSKIFPLEEINGSAA; encoded by the coding sequence ATGAAAAAAGAGAAAAGAATCAGAACCAAAATTTTGCCTGAGGACAATCCGGCCTTAAGCAAGGAGGAGATCCGGCTCCTTCTGAACGCATCGAGAACACACGAAAATCATTATCTATGGTTTCGTATGCTGTATTCTTTCGGGCTCCAACTTTCCGAATTGGTCTCCCTGAGAGTGGAAGACTTGGATTGGTCTCATCATAAAATATTGATCCATCATTCCCAAACCTTAAACCCCAGGAGTCCGTCCATTCCCCTTTCTTTAAGAAGGGATCTTTGGTTTATTTCCCAGGGAAAACAGGGGGAGGACTTTTTGTTTTCCGGTAGGATGGGCAAACTTCGTCCCAGGACCGTTCAAAAAATGTTTTCTAAGCTAGAAGAAATGACGGGTCTTCCGATTTCCGTTTTTAGGCTCAGGAGAAGTTTGGCTTCTCACCTGATCGAGGCGGGCTGGGACCTGGAAAGTATCCAGGAACAATTGGGGCTATCTTCCCAAAAATCCCTGAGAGACTTGCTCGGAAAGAAACCGAAAAACGCTCCGAGCAAGATATTTCCATTGGAGGAAATTAACGGGTCGGCGGCATAA
- a CDS encoding alpha/beta hydrolase: MKYFWKAAKFALHCQLPTPPKVSEQEIIVRTDQFEIPAILYTPKGKSCGTILAVNGLAYLGNKDPRFAAVCRSAAAVGYTVISPLLVEVTQFHIRKETVEKIKELILHISSNKEYCPDQKLSYIAPSFSGSMGLIAASDPEVGKNISSILTIGAYCDVQSTLDYVMTSDEGDEYGRMILLYNFVKYALKSDNQELEFALKACVLDGSFSRENLELPTVLENISAENKEVFFKLREDKSFREKIWKEIVSNAGSQSSFLQELQVKDKLHLLDCHVSIVHGLGDNVVPAKEAMILKDNLPRKKSKLVLTPLISHGDVGISLAQLPAIYDLVQGFAFFFKNARVKERAA; the protein is encoded by the coding sequence ATGAAATATTTCTGGAAAGCGGCTAAATTCGCTCTTCATTGCCAATTACCGACTCCGCCAAAAGTCTCAGAACAAGAGATCATAGTTAGAACGGATCAATTTGAAATTCCCGCGATCCTTTACACTCCGAAAGGAAAATCCTGCGGGACTATTTTAGCAGTAAATGGATTGGCCTACTTGGGAAATAAGGACCCAAGATTCGCGGCAGTTTGCAGATCCGCAGCGGCAGTCGGCTATACCGTAATTTCTCCTTTATTGGTAGAAGTTACACAGTTCCACATTCGAAAAGAGACTGTCGAAAAAATAAAAGAACTGATCCTTCACATTTCTTCTAATAAAGAATATTGCCCGGACCAAAAACTTTCTTATATCGCTCCTTCTTTTTCTGGAAGTATGGGACTGATCGCAGCATCGGATCCCGAAGTAGGAAAAAACATTTCCTCCATTCTTACCATCGGCGCGTATTGCGATGTTCAATCCACTTTGGATTACGTGATGACCTCAGACGAGGGAGACGAGTATGGAAGAATGATCCTACTTTATAATTTCGTAAAGTATGCTCTTAAGTCCGACAACCAAGAGTTGGAATTTGCATTAAAAGCTTGCGTTTTGGATGGAAGTTTTTCCAGAGAGAACTTGGAGCTCCCCACAGTTTTGGAAAATATCAGCGCTGAAAACAAAGAAGTATTCTTCAAGCTCAGAGAAGATAAAAGTTTTAGGGAAAAAATCTGGAAAGAGATCGTGTCAAACGCAGGATCTCAAAGTTCCTTTTTGCAAGAATTGCAAGTTAAGGATAAATTACATTTATTAGATTGTCATGTTTCTATTGTTCATGGTTTGGGAGACAATGTGGTCCCTGCGAAAGAAGCCATGATCTTAAAAGATAATCTTCCTCGTAAAAAATCCAAATTGGTGCTAACACCTTTGATCTCTCATGGGGATGTAGGGATTTCTTTGGCTCAGTTACCTGCGATCTATGATCTGGTGCAGGGCTTTGCATTTTTCTTTAAGAATGCTAGAGTAAAAGAAAGGGCAGCTTAA